A genomic window from Oryctolagus cuniculus chromosome 12, mOryCun1.1, whole genome shotgun sequence includes:
- the KLHL28 gene encoding kelch-like protein 28, producing MDHTSPTYMLANLTHLHSEQLLQGLNLLRQHHELCDIILRVGDVKIHAHKVVLASISPYFKAMFTGNLSEKENSEVEFQCIDETALQAIVEYAYTGTVFISQDTVESLLPAANLLQIKLVLKECCAFLESQLDPGNCIGISRFAETYGCHDLYLAATKYICQNFEAVCQTEEFFELTHADLDEIVSNDCLNVATEETVFYALESWIKYDVQERQKYLAQLLNSVRLPLLSVKFLTRLYEANHLIRDDRTCKHLLNEALKYHFMPEHRLSHQTVLITRPRCAPKVLCAVGGKSGLFACLDSVEMYFPQNDSWIGLAPLNIPRYEFGICVLDQKVYVIGGIETNVRPGVTIRKHENSVECWNPDTNTWTSLERMNESRSTLGVAVLARELYALGGYDGQSYLQSVEKYIPQIRRWQPVAPMTTTRSCFAAAVLDGMIYAIGGYGPAHMNSVERYDPSKDCWEMVASMADKRIHFGVGVMLGFIFVVGGHNGVSHLSSIERYDPHQNQWTVCRPMKEPRTGVGAAVIDNYLYVVGGHSGSSYLNTVQKYDPISDTWLDSAGMIYCRCNFGLTAL from the exons atGGACCACACATCCCCGACCTACATGCTTGCTAACTTAACCCACTTACATTCTGAACAACTCCTGCAGGGCTTGAATCTTCTTCGTCAGCATCACGAACTCTGTGACATCATTCTTCGAGTAGgtgatgttaaaattcatgcTCACAAAGTGGTGCTTGCCAGCATCAGCCCATATTTCAAAGCTATGTTCACTGGAAACCTTTCCGAAAAAGAGAACAGTGAAGTTGAATTTCAATGTATCGATGAAACTGCTCTGCAGGCCATTGTGGAATATGCCTATACGGggactgtttttatttctcaggACACAGTTGAATCTCTCCTTCCAGCAGCCAACCTACTCCAGATAAAACTTGTCCTTAAGGAATGTTGTGCGTTTCTTGAAAGCCAGCTTGATCCTGGTAATTGCATTGGAATTTCTCGTTTTGCAGAGACATATGGTTGCCATGACCTTTATTTGGCAGCCACTAAATACATATGCCAGAATTTTGAAGCTGTTTGCCAGACTGAAGAGTTTTTTGAGCTTACACATGCTGATTTGGATGAAATTGTCTCCAATGACTGTTTGAATGTAGCTACCGAAGAGACTGTTTTTTATGCACTGGAGTCTTGGATCAAGTATGATGTACAAGAACGCCAGAAATACTTAGCACAGCTACTAAATAGTGTACGATTACCTTTGCTGAGTGTTAAGTTTCTCACTAGACTCTATGAAGCAAATCATCTTATTCGCGATGACCGCACTTGCAAACATCTTTTGAATGAAGCCCTAAAGTACCACTTTATGCCAGAACATAGACTGTCTCATCAGACAGTCTTGATAACACGACCTCGCTGTGCTCCCAAAGTACTTTGTGCAGTAGGTGGAAAATCTGGACTGTTTGCCTGTTTGGATAG TGTGGAGATGTACTTTCCTCAGAATGACTCTTGGATTGGCTTGGCACCACTAAACATTCCTCGCTATGAATTTGGAATATGTGTTTTAGATCAAAAAGTGTATGTTATCGGTGGTATTGAAACTAATGTGCGTCCTGGAGTCACGATCAGAAAGCATGAAAATTCAGTAGAATGCTGGAATCCTGATACAAATACCTGGACTTCTttagagagaatgaatgaaagcCGAAGTACACTTGGAGTAGCAGTACTTGCCAGAGAACTTTATGCTTTAGGTGGTTATGATGGACAGTCTTATTTACAATCTGTAGAGAAATATATCCCCCAAATAAGAAGATGGCAACCTGTGGCACCAATGACCACAACAAGAAGTTGTTTTGCTGCAGCTGTGTTGGATGGAATGATATATGCCATTGGTGGGTATGGTCCTGCACACATGAACAG TGTGGAGCGTTATGATCCAAGTAAGGATTGCTGGGAGATGGTTGCATCCATGGCAGATAAAAGGATTCACTTTGGCGTTGGTGTCATGCTAGGCTTTATTTTTGTAGTGGGTGGACATAATGGTGTCTCACATTTGTCAAGCATTGAAAGATATGACCCTCACCAAAATCAGTGGACTGTGTGTAGACCAATGAAAGAACCCAGAACag GAGTGGGTGCTGCAGTTATCGACAACTACCTTTATGTAGTCGGAGGTCATTCAGGGTCTTCCTATCTGAATACAGTGCAGAAATATGACCCTATCTCAGACACATGGCTGGATTCAGCTGGCATGATATACTGTCGCTGCAACTTTGGATTAACTGCACTTTGA